A window from Telopea speciosissima isolate NSW1024214 ecotype Mountain lineage chromosome 8, Tspe_v1, whole genome shotgun sequence encodes these proteins:
- the LOC122672789 gene encoding formin-like protein 4: MATEEQPHLLPLLVFILFLLPHSYSQLNSPQNIETFFPFQTLPVKNPTVPLPNLQESSSSDHTIAKAVGITAATTLFLAGIFFFFLQKYTGACNGSRVEKKISIGSVTHQEQGMVPCNEFKRFDGTLKGLIVDENGLDVLYLRKLRREHSDRGDGEEEEEEEEPEDETNYQGDRRRKSDPIQEVPLLGGRFIDSSGPISPQEDDPIDVNITAPLPSHGFVLEAVAKFEKLPSSNPLPPSSAAAPPPPPPPLPAKKNPPPPPPPITAKKNTAPPPPPIPAKKGPPPPPPPRSTSSKLPPAPNLKNSRKEAESSSRENGSGQTKLKPLHWDKVTTNVDQSMVWHKINNGSFRFDGDLMEALFGYVATSKKSPGRDRDSSNIGNSNSDSSAQIFILDPRKSQNTAIVLRSLAISRQEILDALLEGRGLYPDTLEKLTRIAPTKEEETQIVQFNGDPTKLADAESFLFHILKSVPSAFTRLDFLLFRSNYDHEILQAKESVQTLESACKELRTRGLFVKLLEAILKAGNRMNAGTARGNAQAFNLTALRKLSDVKSTDGTTTLLHFVVEEVVRSEGKRCLLNRNYSLGRSNSRNSISSVESSVSSQSGASNEEREKEYIMLGLPVVGGLSVEFSNVKKAAKIDYDSFAKVCPGLKTRVGEIRQFLGRLNMREGGGFVRNMKEFLEGAEEELKVVEEEQKRVMELVKKTTEYYQSGASKAKDAPPLHLFEIVKDFLNMVDQACIDIARNQQKKEASRAGSSSPASPAKRVPVRFPNLPAHFLSGKSSPRGSSSSDSDCSGS; this comes from the exons ATGGCTACAGAGGAGCAACCgcatcttcttcctttactcgtcttcattctcttccttcttcctcattcttattCTCAGCTGAATTCCCCTCAAAATATCGAGACTTTCTTCCCATTTCAGACTTTACCTGTAAAAAATCCAACGGTGCCACTCCCTAACTTACAGGAATCGTCCAGTTCCGATCACACCATCGCTAAGGCCGTTGGAATTACTGCTGCTACCACTCTCTTCCTCGCCggcattttcttctttttcctccaaaAGTACACAGGTGCATGTAATGGTTCCAGGGTTGAGAAGAAGATCAGTATTGGTAGTGTTACCCATCAGGAACAGGGTATGGTGCCTTGCAATGAATTTAAGAGATTTGATGGAACTCTCAAGGGTTTGATTGTTGATGAGAATGGGTTGGATGTACTATATTTGAGGAAGCTTCGGAGAGAACACTCAGATAGAGGAGatggggaagaggaagaagaggaagaagaaccagaagACGAGACGAATTATCAGGGAGATCGACGTAGGAAATCTGACCCAATTCAAGAAGTCCCTTTGCTTGGTGGAAGATTTATCGATTCTTCAGGCCCAATTTCCCCCCAAGAAGATGATCCAATTGATGTAAATATAACAGCTCCTCTTCCATCTCATGGGTTTGTTCTGGAGGCTGTGGCGAAATTCGAGAAACTACCCTCGTCTAATCCCCTACCACCTTCATCGGCAGCAgcaccaccgccgccaccgcCACCTCTTCCAGCAAAGAAAAATCCGCCGCCTCCACCTCCTCCAATCACAGCAAAGAAAAATACGGCACCTCCTCCACCGCCAATTCCTGCGAAAAAAGGACCTCCCCCACCACCTCCACCCCGTTCTACTTCGTCAAAACTACCTCCTGCGCCTAATCTGAAGAATAGCAGGAAGGAAGCAGAGTCTTCATCGCGAGAGAATGGATCTGGTCAGACCAAGCTGAAGCCCTTACACTGGGACAAGGTGACTACTAATGTGGATCAATCCATGGTGTGGCACAAGATAAACAATGGTTCATTCAG GTTCGATGGTGATCTCATGGAAGCTCTGTTTGGTTATGTTGCCACCAGCAAGAAATCCCCTGGAAGAGACAGGGATTCATCTAACATCGGCAACTCTAACTCCGATTCCTCTGCTCAGATCTTCATCTTAGATCCCCGTAAATCCCAAAATACAGCGATAGTTCTTAGATCTCTTGCCATATCTCGACAAGAAATCCTCGATGCCCTCCTCGAAGGCCGTGGGCTTTATCCTGATACCCTTGAAAAACTTACAAGAATCGCTCcgaccaaagaagaagaaacccagatTGTTCAATTTAATGGCGACCCAACAAAACTTGCAGACGCTGAATCTTTCCTCTTCCACATTCTGAAATCCGTTCCCTCTGCTTTTACCCGTCTAGATTTCCTCCTCTTCAGATCAAACTACGACCACGAAATCCTACAAGCCAAAGAATCTGTACAAACCCTTGAATCGGCTTGCAAGGAGCTCAGAACTCGTGGCCTTTTCGTGAAGCTCTTAGAAGCGATTCTTAAAGCAGGTAATCGTATGAATGCAGGAACTGCTAGAGGAAATGCACAAGCATTCAATCTCACAGCATTACGGAAGCTCTCTGATGTTAAGAGCACCGATGGAACAACTACGCTTCTCCACTTTGTGGTAGAAGAGGTAGTCCGATCCGAAGGGAAACGTTGTCTGCTCAACCGCAACTACAGCTTGGGTCGAAGCAATAGCCGTAACAGCATCAGCAGTGTTGAGAGTAGTGTGAGTTCCCAGAGTGGCGCATCgaatgaagaaagagagaaggagtaTATAATGTTGGGGTTACCAGTGGTTGGAGGGCTCAGTGTGGAGTTCTCGAATGTCAAGAAAGCTGCTAAAATTGATTACGATTCTTTCGCCAAGGTATGCCCAGGTCTTAAAACTCGGGTGGGTGAGATTCGACAGTTCTTGGGGAGGCTCAACATGCGTGAGGGAGGAGGGTTTGTAAGAAACATGAAAGAATTCTTAGAAGGTGCGGAAGAGGAACTCAAGGTAGTGGAAGAGGAGCAAAAAAGGGTCATGGAGCTTGTGAAGAAGACAACAGAGTATTACCAATCAGGAGCTTCAAAGGCTAAAGATGCTCCTCCGCTTCATCTATTTGAGATAGTAAAAGATTTTTTGAATATGGTGGATCAGGCGTGCATTGACATCGCTCGGAATCAGCAGAAGAAGGAGGCAAGTAGGGCAGGATCATCTTCTCCCGCGTCACCGGCGAAAAGGGTTCCTGTGAGGTTCCCAAACTTGCCGGCGCATTTCTTGTCAGGCAAGTCAAGTCCGAGAGGCTCGTCTTCTAGTGATTCAGACTGTAGTGGTTCCTGA
- the LOC122672790 gene encoding two-component response regulator ARR5-like: MASSDVLPQITVPEMNEFFDPSSPDSQELHVLAVDDSLVDRKVIERLLKISSCKVTAVDSGTRALQFLGLDGEKSSEGFNDLKVNMIITDYCMPGMNGYELLKKIKESSTFREIPVVIMSSENVLPRIDRCLEEGAEEFIVKPVKLSDVKRLKNYLTRVGGGGETDAKWIQQSHKRKLQDATTTDLSSLSSSPSSSPSSSPTSMSTTSPPLPSSPESPSRRLRINPDCES; encoded by the exons ATGGCAAGCAGCGATGTGCTTCCACAGATTACTGTACCGGAGATGAATGAGTTCTTTGATCCTTCGTCACCGGATTCTCAAGAACTACATGTCCTTGCCGTTGACGATAGTCTCGTCGATCGTAAAGTAATCGAACGGTTGCTCAAGATCTCCTCTTGTAAAG TGACGGCTGTAGATAGTGGAACCagagctcttcaatttcttggaTTGGATGGGGAGAAGAGTTCCGAGGGATTCAAT gatttgaaGGTCAATATGATAATAACGGATTACTGTATGCCTGGAATGAACGGATATGAGTTGCTGAAGAAAATCAAG GAATCTTCGACTTTCAGAGAAATTCCAGTGGTGATTATGTCGTCGGAAAACGTCTTGCCTCGAATCGATAGGTGTTTGGAAGAAGGAGCAGAGGAATTTATTGTGAAACCTGTAAAGCTTTCTGACGTGAAACGATTAAAAAATTATCTAACGAGagttggtggtggaggtgaaACCGATGCAAAATGGATCCAACAAAGTCACAAGAGAAAGTTACAAGATGCCACTACCACAGATCTATCATCATTATCATCGTCTCCTTCATCTTCACCGTCATCTTCGCCGACCTCCATGTCGACGACATCACCACCATTACCGTCGTCGCCGGAATCTCCTTCAAGACGACTTAGAATTAACCCCGATTGTGAATCATGA